Genomic segment of Streptosporangium sp. NBC_01755:
GTAGTGCGCGACGACGCCGTGCGCACTGACACCCCACGAAGTGTCCCCGGCCATGGCCTGTTCCTCGATCAACACCATCTCGTGCTCGAAAGTACCGCCACCACCGCCGTACCGCCCGGGAATCCCGATACAAAGCAGGCCCGTATCACCCGCGGCCCGCCAAAGCCGCGCATCGACACACCTCTGCGACGCCCAACGCTCCTGATTGGGCACCAACTCCTTCCCACAGAACGCCCGCGCGAGATCGCGTAACTCCCGCAGTTCGAGACCGTTCACCGGCAACCCCCCGGACATCATGCCCCCCTAACACTCAGACAACGAGACCGCCGTCGATCCCCAATACCTGACCGGTGATATAGCTGGAACGCTCCGAAACGAGGAAGGACACCAGATCGGCGACCTCCTCCGGCCTACCGAACCGGCCAAGCGGAATCCGCTCCGCGATTCCCGAACGCGCCTTACCCGCCATGGACGCCGTCATGTCGGTCTCGATAAGACCGGGCGCCACGACATTGGCCCGGATACCATACCGGCCCGACTCCTTGGCCAGCGCACGAGTGAAACCGATAATGCCCGCCTTGGACGCCGAGTAATTGGTCTGCGCGGCGTTCCCATACACACCCGCCACAGAAGACAGCGTGACGATCGAACCCGCCCTACGCTTGATCATCCCGAACACCGCCACACTGCAAACGTTGTACGTGGAGTCGAGATTGGTACGCAATACCGTGTGCCAGTCCTCTTCGCTCATCATCACGAGCGGGTTGTCGCGGATGATCCCCGCGCACGAGACCACCGCGCCGAGCGGGCCGAGTTCCTTCTCGGCCCGGCGGACGAATTGCCTGACCGCACCCAACTCCGTGACATCCACCTGCTCGGCGAGCACCGAAGCACCCTCGGCAACCTGCCCGACGACCAGGTCGGCGGCCTCCTTGTTGGAGCGGTAGCAGAACGCGACATCATATCCATCGGCCGCCAGACGGGTCACGACACTGCCGCCGATCCCGCGTGAACCACCCGTCACCAATGCCACAGGACGCATGTCAGTCACCTCCAGGACGCATCAAGACCTCGACACCACGCAACGCCACGGAGAAACTGCCCACCTCAAGGACTTTACGGCCGCCCACGAAGCTGCTGCCCGCGACGATCGCCGCGTCTGCGACGTTACGCAGGATCTGTACGTGATGTTCCAGCACCTCACCCGGGAACACCGGCTCGAGCAGGTCCACGTTCTTGATCCCGGCGGCCAGCTCGACCTTACCGGCCAGCACGTCCGGATTCGGTGTCTCCCAGCACGCCAGCAACACGGCCGCCTGCGCCCATGACTCCACCAACAAGCTCACCGGATACGCGTAATCGTCGGTGTTCTGATAGCACGGCTCAGCGCACGTGATCGCCTTGTGCGCCACCAGACTCTCACCCGGCCGCACCTCGATTACCCGGTCCAGGAGAAGAATCGGGTACCGGTGCGGAATGATCTGTTTGATCTCCGCGACTCCGATCATGCCGTCACCGCCGGGTAGCGCACGCGGATCTCAGCGACCCGCTCCTCGTTGACCACGGCCGACGCCGAACACCGGGTGAACCCGCCCACCTGCTCGACGGCCAGCTCAAGCCTCACCTGGTCGCCGGGGTAGACCGGCCGCATGAACCGGACCCTCTCCAGCGCGACGGGGCGCACCGGATCCGCGCCGCGGGCGGCGCACATATCACGAAAGGCCGAGTTGACGTACTCCACCAGGAACAGGCCGGGCAGGATCGGAAAGCCCGGGTAATGGCCGGCGAACACCGGATCGTCCGGGGAAACGTCCACGGTGACAGTGACTCCGCTCACCTGCGCGGCCGTCATGACCCGGCTCCGTATCCGCCGAGCAACGCGCACCCGACCGTGCCGTCACGGTCGATCGTGGTGACCAACGCCAGATCGTTGTCACCGAACGATTCGGCGACCGACAGCGCCGCCGCGATCTGAAACCCGGTGGACACCGAGGAGGCGTCCCCGATGAGCGACCTGCAGCCCACCCACTTCGCCGTCGCGCCGAGCACGTCGGTGATTCCGGCTTTCTCCGCGCTACCGATGTCCCCCTCGGCAGCGGACGGCGCCACAACACGCACGTCCTCACCGCGCACGCCCGCCTGTTCCACAGCCGCCTTGACGCAAGCGGCCAGCGCCGCCCTCGGGTCCGCGGGGTCGCCGACGCCACGAAATCGCGTCGACAGCACCCGGGCGACCGGGGTACGCCCCGCGTTCCTTGCTCCAGCCAACGTTTCCAGCAGGAAGAACGCGCCCCCCTCGGCAAGCGCGGGCCTTTGGCTGTGGCTCGCGCCCGCATGCCACTCCAGCCAGGCCCGTTGAGCCGAGTGCTCCTCGACCGCTCCACAAAGAACACGATCGCATTGCCCGCCGCGGACCAGTCGTATCGCGTAGCTCAGCGCGAGCAGACACGTGCTCCAGTCACCGGTGATGGTGGTGTTCGGCCCCTTGATGCCGTGCCAGATCGCGCTCTGCCCGGCGGCCTTGTTCATCACGGTGTTCGGGAACAGGGCCGAGTCGACGTGGTAGGGCTTCCTGCCGGCCAGCGAGTCCCGGGTGAAGTCCATGATGGACTGAATGCTGCCCGAACCGGTTCCAAGCACCAGGCCGATCCGCTCGGCGTCCGCGGTCAGCTGCGGACCGCATTCCTCGACGATCAGGCCCAGCGTGCCGATCGCCAGCGCGGTCAGCCGGTCCATCGCACGGGTGCCTCGCTTACCGAGGAACCCGGCAGGTGAGAAGTCGGCCAGCACACCGCCCCGCGTGAACGGTCCGGGAAACGCATCCCGGTCCAACGGGCGGACGGCGCTTCGGCCGGCACGAATGCCCGCACTGAAGGCCTCGCCGCCCACCCCGTAGGGAGAAAGCGTGGACCAGGCCGACAAGACAAGCTGCCCCGCCGATGTCTTGCCGTCCACAGTGGAGGAAACCGTCGGCGCGCTCATTGACCTCGCCCCGCCCGTGCCGCCGAGCCCGCGCCACCGGTGAGCGCCTTGGCCAGCCGGTCGTCGAAGTCGACCTGGCTCCAGTCACGCCGGTTCTCGATCACCGCGTAACCATGGGTGATCTTACCGGTGGCGACCTGGACCAGCTTTCCGTCCCGCTTGACGTAGCAGTCCATCCGCGCGGTGTAGGTCAATCGCTTGAACACCTCCTCCACGGTGAAAACCGTGTAGACCTCGTTCTCCATCCACGCCTCGTCCAAGATCCTGACCTTGGACGAGGGCACCACCGGGATCCAGTTCTGCTCATCGAGCAGTGTCTTGATGGACACGCCGCGCTCCTGGAGGAACAGGTCGACGACCTCCTCCATCAGCCGCAGGTAGCCGGTCATCTGCACACGCTCGGTGAAGTGGCAGTAGAAGTACGGCATCCGCCAGACCCAGCCAAAGGCGTTGGCGTCGCCGATCAGCTGCTTGAGCGGGTCATCGCCGATGATCTCGATCGGCGCGACCGGCTCGCCGAGCCGCTCGCCGAGCCGCTCGCCGAGCCGCTCGACGATGTGCGGCCCCAGCTCGGCCGGCGCGGCCTCGGCCGGAAACCCCCGCGGATCGTTTCGCAGGGTGACAGCGACCTTCGAGGTCACGGTCTTCACCGGCGTCTCACGCTGGGCGATCATCTCGACCACGAACCGCAGCTGCGCACCGCCCTTCGAGGCGACCGGCCGCACGGTTGCCACGGCGACGTCGTCGATGTGGTACGCGGTCCACATGCGAGTGTCGATGTCTGCGATGTCAACGCAGATGCCGTACCGCTCATAGAGCTCGCCCGCCGGATACCCGCGCTGCCTCAGGTGATCGAGCACCGCTTCCTCGACCAGATAGTTGACGTGCTTGAAACCGATCCAGGTGCAGATGTTCGACCCCTCATACCGGGGCCTGAGCGTGGTGGTGGTCGGCTCCCCCGCGGCGAGGCCCGCCGCGATCGGGGTCTGAGGGGCTGTCGGGTTCACATCGACTCCAGGCATGGTGATGGGAGAAACAATCGGCAGGGACAGGGCCTCACGCAGGAAGCCGTGCACGAGTGAGGCGAACCGGCCCGGTTGCTGGGCCATCGGGAAATGACCGCAGTCCTCGATCAGCTCGAACCGGCCCTCCGGCAGGGCCGCGGCCAGCTGCCTGCCGTCGGAGGCCCGGGTGGCGATGTCGTCTTGCCCGGTGATAACGAGCACCGAAGCGTCAATCGTGGACAGATCAACGAACGGCGACCGAAGATACGCCTCGAAAAAGCGCATCCAGCCGTATACGCCGATCTGGTCTCGGACGTGCAGCGCGGCCGCGGCGCGCCACACCTCCGGGATGCCGCGGGCGCCGATGTCCAGCGCCTCAGCGAAGATACGGTGGAAATCGTTGAGGTAGTAGGAGATCGTCGGCCAGTCGAAGTCGGCGGCGCTGTGCCGGTGAAACGGGCTGACCAGCACCACGGCCCCCGGCGCGAGCCTGCCCTCCGACATCGCCTCGATCAGCAGGTTCGCCGCGTACGAGTGCGCGACGACAGCGTCGAATCGGCCCGCCTCACCGGTGTC
This window contains:
- a CDS encoding alpha/beta fold hydrolase, yielding MAPASVRRPRRRRPAGGKPVARVLLLHGLGCTTSMWEPLDRYLPDDVELWDVKLPWHGIESADWSRQCDPVSLLVDSMDTGEAGRFDAVVAHSYAANLLIEAMSEGRLAPGAVVLVSPFHRHSAADFDWPTISYYLNDFHRIFAEALDIGARGIPEVWRAAAALHVRDQIGVYGWMRFFEAYLRSPFVDLSTIDASVLVITGQDDIATRASDGRQLAAALPEGRFELIEDCGHFPMAQQPGRFASLVHGFLREALSLPIVSPITMPGVDVNPTAPQTPIAAGLAAGEPTTTTLRPRYEGSNICTWIGFKHVNYLVEEAVLDHLRQRGYPAGELYERYGICVDIADIDTRMWTAYHIDDVAVATVRPVASKGGAQLRFVVEMIAQRETPVKTVTSKVAVTLRNDPRGFPAEAAPAELGPHIVERLGERLGERLGEPVAPIEIIGDDPLKQLIGDANAFGWVWRMPYFYCHFTERVQMTGYLRLMEEVVDLFLQERGVSIKTLLDEQNWIPVVPSSKVRILDEAWMENEVYTVFTVEEVFKRLTYTARMDCYVKRDGKLVQVATGKITHGYAVIENRRDWSQVDFDDRLAKALTGGAGSAARAGRGQ
- a CDS encoding 3-hydroxyacyl-ACP dehydratase FabZ family protein, with the protein product MIGVAEIKQIIPHRYPILLLDRVIEVRPGESLVAHKAITCAEPCYQNTDDYAYPVSLLVESWAQAAVLLACWETPNPDVLAGKVELAAGIKNVDLLEPVFPGEVLEHHVQILRNVADAAIVAGSSFVGGRKVLEVGSFSVALRGVEVLMRPGGD
- the fabG gene encoding 3-oxoacyl-ACP reductase FabG, which produces MRPVALVTGGSRGIGGSVVTRLAADGYDVAFCYRSNKEAADLVVGQVAEGASVLAEQVDVTELGAVRQFVRRAEKELGPLGAVVSCAGIIRDNPLVMMSEEDWHTVLRTNLDSTYNVCSVAVFGMIKRRAGSIVTLSSVAGVYGNAAQTNYSASKAGIIGFTRALAKESGRYGIRANVVAPGLIETDMTASMAGKARSGIAERIPLGRFGRPEEVADLVSFLVSERSSYITGQVLGIDGGLVV
- a CDS encoding 3-hydroxyacyl-ACP dehydratase FabZ family protein encodes the protein MTAAQVSGVTVTVDVSPDDPVFAGHYPGFPILPGLFLVEYVNSAFRDMCAARGADPVRPVALERVRFMRPVYPGDQVRLELAVEQVGGFTRCSASAVVNEERVAEIRVRYPAVTA
- a CDS encoding beta-ketoacyl synthase N-terminal-like domain-containing protein, yielding MSAPTVSSTVDGKTSAGQLVLSAWSTLSPYGVGGEAFSAGIRAGRSAVRPLDRDAFPGPFTRGGVLADFSPAGFLGKRGTRAMDRLTALAIGTLGLIVEECGPQLTADAERIGLVLGTGSGSIQSIMDFTRDSLAGRKPYHVDSALFPNTVMNKAAGQSAIWHGIKGPNTTITGDWSTCLLALSYAIRLVRGGQCDRVLCGAVEEHSAQRAWLEWHAGASHSQRPALAEGGAFFLLETLAGARNAGRTPVARVLSTRFRGVGDPADPRAALAACVKAAVEQAGVRGEDVRVVAPSAAEGDIGSAEKAGITDVLGATAKWVGCRSLIGDASSVSTGFQIAAALSVAESFGDNDLALVTTIDRDGTVGCALLGGYGAGS